Part of the Cyprinus carpio isolate SPL01 chromosome A1, ASM1834038v1, whole genome shotgun sequence genome is shown below.
GTGTTTCTTGTTCTTCAAACACGGCGAGTCAAAGTCTTGGCTGATTACATGTAGGTGGACGTGACTGAGAAGAAATAAACATCCTGAACATTTCATTCATGACAAGCCCCGCCCTCCCCGCTTCAGCAGCCAATCAGGACGCAGATGTCAGTACCTCATGCTGGGGATGGCATGATATCCCAGACGGAAGCTCAGTTTGTGAGCGTCGGGGCACTGCTGCACCATCTGATCTCCCACACGCTGCATGTGTTTGAGCAGCTCCACGTGCTCCGAGCGCAGAGCCTTCAGACTGGAGATCGAGTCCCACGGCAGCACCAGCCAATGGTATCGCGCCTTGGGGTACTTGTCCTTGATGACAACAACCCGATCATCTTTGTACACCTGAGGATAAAAATTGGTagctattaatatatttttaaaataatcatttctgtgatgtcaaagctgtattttcagcatcattactccagtcttcagtgtcacatgatccttcagaaatcagtctaatatactgatctgctgctcaagaaacatttcttatcaatataatatttttgtggaaactgtgctgttttttcaaaattctttaatgaatggaaagttcaaaacaacagcaattatttgaaatagaaatataaaagtcTTGAGGTcagatatattaaattatttcatcaATATAAGATTCAACAGAAAATAACAACTTATACCTGCATCTTAGGGTCCTGCATTGATACTTTAAGCCCTTGGCTCCAATGGCCAGCCGATCCCTGGAAAACAAGAATCTTTTCAGTGTTTTAGTCTGAAGTCAAAACTCAAAATGTAGTAAACGAGgttgacattaaacattttttttttttataaagaccaGCTCAGAAACTTTAaagtataaatagtataaaaaagtATACTATATCAATATCAACTAtcatatattacaattttattgcAAATTAATGAAAATTCATGACTTATAGAGTctgatttatttatctatttatcctttatttagccAGGAGAATGAGACATCAGTCTCTTCTTCCAGAGAGACCTGGTCAAGacggaggaaaagaaaaaaaaactgttctcatacaaaaaagtaaaagcaTGATCAAGAAAAACACTTACAAGACTcctttaaaacaaaagcaaaagacatttaaaagtaCTCAGGGATGGCAGTGTATCGAGTTTAACTACAGTTTGCAGATCATTCCAAGCCCAGGgggcataaaaaaaagaaaaagcatattTTCCAAATTCTGAGcattcttttaaaacttttaaccGAATGTACGATAGAGATGTAGTACAGTAACTATTTGTAATTGAAAATTAAGAAGTCAATGAACATATACATATGCACTTCCCTCCAATGATGTAACAATGTCAATGCCAATGATGAAAACAACAAAGCATGTGAATCTAGAGCCAAAGGAAACTCACTGATTTATCTGATTCAGACGGCAGTGTCTTTTTTGGTGGAGGTGAATCGTCTGACATCCTGTGATGGTCTGTATGGGGTGTTGATGCTGGGTTTGCAGGGCTCTTGATCTTCTCTCTGATCATCTGATGGGGTCTCTTTGAAGGTGTGGTCAAGTCTGCAGCAGATCTGGGTGTGGACGTGTCCTCAGTGAACTTTACTCTGTAAGGATACTGCTGATTGACCAGGTAAAGTCTCTGGCCCGGCTTTATGGTCACCTGATTGTAGAGTGGGGCGACATGTGGTTTGTAGGATATTAAGACCAGTAACCTCTGCAATACAGCCTCAAGCACAACAAAAGAACAGGACGTCTGTGGACATGGTCAGTTTGCCAGATGCTGAATAACACATAAAGGATGGTTAACGAGAGCGTGATCTACATACtcgtaaaatgtttttgaataaaatgtgtaGGTAAATATTGCTTTTCAATACTGTGTGCtatgcatataaataattatatttcgcTCTTGTGTTTATTTAGTGAAAACTAAGTGAAAACCccgatttgattatttttaaccaGAATTTTACTGCATATTCATTTTTGAATTAAACGTTCTACTGCACAACAATATCTATCTGACTGAAATGATTGTTCCTGATTTAAGTAAAAAGTTCAGACTAAtgataaatattaagatacagtATGTCAGATATTGTCAAAAAGCTACTTTAATGACATTGTACCTGATTGTCTTTGCCCACAACCACATCGTCCACACTTGTAGGATTCACAcccaactgttaaaaaaataaacaaacaattttataGATTTgcttctttaatattcattatattacatataaatagaatattttcaaaagatttataaTATTCTAGCATACCTGTTTAACAGTGATAAATCCTCTGCTGCAATCAGCTCTCAATTCAActgcaagaagaagaagaaaaaaaaacaaatagttgTAGTTTCTTTAATGAAGCCTGCATCTCTCACTTGCTCATATGGAATAAAATCTCCACCTTGTTCTCTTGagcactttttgtattttttgttttttttttttgtttgtggtagTGTCACGGGTTGCTGGTGATGAAGCTGAATGGGTTTGTGTGAATCATCTTCACTTACTAGTAAACACACAGGCATCTCCCTGAAAACAGAATAATACGGGCTGATTATTTCATGAAACTAACAGTATACTCTGTCTAAAGTGCTTCTCTATACTCATCGTGCACTCATCACTTACCTTGTAAGTGTAATATGTGTATATCTAGAACACTGCAGCACATGACGCACAATCTTCTTCACGGACGTCGTCAACTAGCAAACAAGCGCACGTACCGCCACCTACCGGCGGAATAACTAGAACAACAACAGAAAGGCAACTAAAACGCTGAATGTGTGCTCACTTTTTTGGTGTTcttgtataattttttaagtttaattttatattttgtaggaaagaatgttttgtttattgttatgtgatctattttatttttttttcatccaattatttatctattcatttctaatgtaattgttttagttgttattttattatgattattactattatttatttctctctctctctctctctctctatccttgAACCCCTAACTCTTTTTATTGGCATATGTTTTTTTCACTTCTGTATTTCCTAAGGAagtgtttaataaaaattgtaaaaaagttTGTGGACATATCCTTACATATACCAGAACCtaaaatataatatcattttattactttattattttaacatttacttttattacttatcattgtattgtattttttactgtaacattttacaTTCAGTGCAAGGCATAGGCATAGATTACtaccacttttattttattttaaagatcattaataaatgttcagtttatttacttatttgtttaaatatttgcattgatTTACAGTGGACAAGtcaaaacaaaatgactgaaactgaATGATGAATGAAAAGCATTAACTTATTGCTTTAATTATACACCTGTTAAATTAACGCAATgagtttcaaaatgtttttcctATATTTGTACTATTGTTATGTGATTTTGGactaaatgtaggctataaatgACCTGCCGTCTACTAGTGGTATTAGACACTTTGACCTCAAACTAGAAGATTTATCGGGGTTTGTGGACATATCCTTACATAAACCGgaacataaaatatcattttattacatagaataaagcgacttacagttaacaggtttttactgtagcattttacatTCAGTGTAAGGCACACGCTTCATTTTCcaacaaattacaaaatatccCTCAGataaatacacttttattttattttaactattatttataaatgttcagttttcttacttacttatttgtttataaatttgcGTTGATTTACAGTGGCctgaatgatgaatgaaatgcattAGCTTATACACCTCTGTTAAATTAATGCAACAAGTTTTAATCTCAGGAacactttttttctataattgtattattgttaCATGATTTTGggattaaatgtataaatggtTAGTTACAAAGAACACAACAACGGCTTTTGAATATCACAATGTCAAGTCAGGcgttttaatgaataatatttgtgtaataatattttgattatagacagttttatttacacaaattttgatttgtttaggTTGCTCCAAGTTTtgtggcatttaaaaaatattagatttttttttattattaaagctgctaacaaaaacaaaatgatgactaatattataatgttacatGCTGATTAACCTCCTTGAAattttgcattataaaatatttgtaagcaattatgttttgttttatgtaattatttatagcTATTATTATGCTTATTGATTTTCTCTTTCAGTGCTGCTTGCcttgtttgtttaatattgataatgattattattaaagagGTTTAAcagaggtttatatatatatatatatatatatatatatatatatatatatatatatatatatatatatatattatatatatatatatatatatatatatataatgcacttttttgataCGTTGCTCGACAACCGTAAACAGCCCACAATTAGATAATGAActtaattattgaataatatgaataatacatGTAAATGATCATTGCATTGGacatttgtatttgttatatCACAGCCGccaccgttttataaaagcaataaaccacTAGAAGTCATGCATGACAGTGATTTTACAACAAACTGTATCTCGGGCGGCTTTATTGATCTATTATTTCACCATATTTACCACATTTACACACTAAAACAAATCCTATTTCGACTAAAATCTCATTAAGGAGTAAGTCTAATCATGCAGGCGCATGTGCTGCTCAGAATCAGGACGGTGTCTGTATTGTGTGAAGGGGGAAAGATGCAATAATGTGACTTTTATGCGAGTTGTGCGCGGAGTAACTCGCTCCTGTGATCTCATGTCCCTGACTTCCTTCTTCAGACTCAGACTCAGAGCCAGGGGATCACTGAGAGAGCAGGTAAGAGCTGGCCAGCACCCACAGCACACTCAAATCATTCCAGCACCGGGCATTTTCACATGTCCCTGTCTTGTCATGTCGCTCTGCATTATTTCCCCGAGGTTTCATCGGATGTTCCGCATGAATTGTCGGGATTTCTGTCATTAT
Proteins encoded:
- the LOC109051898 gene encoding aprataxin-like — its product is MPVCLLVSEDDSHKPIQLHHQQPVTLPQTKKKNKKYKKCSREQVELRADCSRGFITVKQLGVNPTSVDDVVVGKDNQVTIKPGQRLYLVNQQYPYRVKFTEDTSTPRSAADLTTPSKRPHQMIREKIKSPANPASTPHTDHHRMSDDSPPPKKTLPSESDKSGSAGHWSQGLKVSMQDPKMQVYKDDRVVVIKDKYPKARYHWLVLPWDSISSLKALRSEHVELLKHMQRVGDQMVQQCPDAHKLSFRLGYHAIPSMSHVHLHVISQDFDSPCLKNKKHWNSFTTDYFVESQDVIAMLEHDGKVTVKDGTSELLKLPLRCCFCHKEQPTIPKLKEHLKTHLPS